In a single window of the Novosphingobium sp. IK01 genome:
- a CDS encoding CopG family ribbon-helix-helix protein, translating into MSSEPASLARLSMSLPADLFRKLDMMVEERQLPSRSQLIAELIRHALAEHEALTRPDEMLAGTITLVYRGDRGRVRHQLAQTQADYLIEVISSQHVFLEDDQSLEVLLVQGPAIRLKDLSDALRRVRGVQQLELVTTTALLPPIYVQDAAKDASDGAAA; encoded by the coding sequence CAGCCTTGCCAGGCTCAGCATGAGCCTGCCCGCGGACCTCTTCCGCAAGCTCGACATGATGGTCGAGGAGCGCCAGCTTCCCTCGCGCTCGCAGCTGATTGCCGAACTGATCCGCCATGCCCTGGCCGAGCACGAGGCGCTCACCCGCCCCGACGAGATGCTCGCCGGCACGATCACCCTCGTCTATCGCGGTGATCGCGGACGGGTCCGCCACCAGCTCGCGCAGACCCAGGCCGACTACCTGATCGAAGTGATCTCGTCCCAGCATGTGTTTCTGGAAGACGACCAGTCGCTCGAAGTCCTGCTCGTGCAGGGCCCGGCGATCCGCCTCAAGGATCTTTCCGACGCCCTGCGCCGTGTGCGCGGCGTCCAGCAACTCGAACTTGTCACCACCACCGCCTTGCTGCCGCCCATCTATGTTCAGGATGCGGCCAAGGACGCCTCTGATGGAGCGGCTGCATGA